TAAAAATACCCCCGACATCAAACACATATTTATCTACGCTTACAGCAAATTGTTTGAAAAGGCTGTGAATATGTATCTTTGGTGGCAACAAGTGTACAGCATTTCTTATcaaatttttgtacatttactGTACATTCATGGCCACATATACACATAAGTCTACTTACAAACACTACAACTCCAGTATATCTATTGTATAGACAGCTACAGCTAATTTTTTGGAACGATACTTGATGGAATGGATGCTGTATTGTCAAATTATGATGTGATTCCGTGCACTTGAGTCATTATCGAAATTCAGTTTCTGGATTGTTGAAGTATCACGCTGTGCGCCTCGCTGCAAGAAGAGAGTAGGGGAACGGAGAATAGAGCGAGACATGTATAGCAGGCAGGAGAAGAAGGAGGGGAGAGGCTCACGAGAGATCAAGTTAGAGTACCGGCACAAAAAACTTGTCCCGCATAATTACATTATCGGTCACATCTCGTTCGACTTCTGTCCGCGCGGTTGTCTCGCTTGCCTGTCTGAACGTGCTCCCGTGGACAGAGGGGGCTGCCGTCCTCGAAGACGATGCGACGGGGGCCCCATGGGAGCCCATGGAAGCCGCAGGGGGTCCCCATCCTTGCCCTCTTCGCTCGATCTTTCCCCCCGGAGCTTCGATCCCGATCGAAAATTTTAACGAGTCTGCGGATACACGACGCTAGAGTCACCTCGCGACGTCTCCGACAGATTGTTGAACTATTGCTCGGATTTACGGGTACTAGAGTACTCGATTCGGATATCCCGTTCAAATCTGAGTACTCGGTATAGAACACTATATTAACGGATGGCATAGATGTTGCCAATGTTTGTTAATAAATTTTCtcttgaattttaaaaatgtccaGGTACCATGAATGCATATAAATCAAAAGTATACCAATGACAAATCATACCTGCACTCCTTCCTACTTCTTCTTTTTCAACAGCAACAGGACGAATCACCCTGAAGATCGTAGTAGACGACGACAACAACGAGAAACGGCTTCGATGCTCATGTATTGTCGTTTCTTGATTTCGTTTATTTTATTCATCATCTTTTTATTGACATGGGAGATGTTACACAGGCGTTGGAATGCGCGTTATCGTGATCGCTGATAAACGGTCAGAACTAAAAGACAGATCGATtaaattttcttcgtttttGTACATAACGGTTGTAACATAATATGCGGCGCGACGTCGTCGTCGCGCCGTGAAGAGATGAAACGAACTTTCAACCAGGTTGCTAAACTCTGTCAGTTTCTACGTCgtagaaaaaatattgaaacggtGGTAGCACCGTCAGAAACATGCACCGGGATCCACGCGTCCCCTAATTGTGCATCTTTATGTCGGTAAACGCATCGGTATCTTAATAGTAATAAGACAATGTACAATGAAAGATTAGCACGATAGGCGCGCacatgtttttgttttttagtcAAATTTCTATCTTGTTTGCGCTACGGTTTTTTCCTCCGTTTGTTCCTTTCGGATATATTGTACGTAACATGTGCTGTCCTGTCGTCGTTCAATGAACACTGCCCAGCGAACAtcgtatttgtttatttttctttctttttttttttttttgttaaatgtaAAGCTGCGCTGCGGCACGGTGTCCTCTGCTGCGcaacaatataaataaaacttGTTAATAAGTCAATAAAACTAGATGTCAGATCCAACATACGAGATTCATGGTGAAAAAAAAACGCTTTCTTACGTCCCTACCGTGAAAAAtacaaaagaagaagaaaacagtTTCGTCGTGTATAATAACAATCGATGAAACAATACTATAAAGAAAAAAAGTatcaaaatatattaaaaagtatCAAAACGCCACTTACGCGTACGAAACGTTGTTTGGAAGTTCACATAAGTGCATACTACGTGTTTCGTCCGATCGGAGATTCAGAGAACGCTAATAAATGTATGTGTGTTcgtgtatgtatgtgtatgaGTGTTTTTCGACGCTTTTCGAAAATATACAAAAGATAGTACGATTAGGAGAGAATACATAGAGAGAACGTAATCGCGTACGTTTTGTAACTGACTTGGACGTCAATGCCTATCCTTgcaaatataatttaaatacatgTGTTACGATAAATGACGCTCtaatatattacatatatatgcCTCTGCGCTTttacttttctttctttctttctttctttcttccttccttccgtTCCCCATCATATACTTCGGTATctttacaataaattattgtttttttttcttttctctttattAATTTACAATACATCTTCCACGTCTCGCGGGCGCCCTATATACGTATGCATATATGTATAGAGTTCGTAAAAATTACGTGACGTCCAAGCCATTTAGTTTTGTATATTTGTACAGGATAATCGGCAAAAAAGACCCTGACAAATATCAATCGAGACTCGTCGACACTTGTCGCCCAAAGGAaacacattttttttgtcttttcgACAGCGACACCCAATCCTAAAAATTTTCACAAAGCAAATTGGAAAGCGAAGCTGAGAAGCGTGTTATTTCTTTCGTTGGAAGTATCATATAGATTTTTACGAACTTTACGCGCACATGTATTGTAAGTATTCTATACTTTGTACCTTTTCTTATTTTTGTACCTGACATATTTGCTCGCGACACTTTTGCAGACAACCTGTACATTGCATTGTATATGCTAAACTTAATGTGGTAAATAAAAAACGTACATTTATTCTCGTAGAAATCAACTCTGATCATTATCTGTGATCCCATAACATTTCATATACTAAAACGTAATAATAGCTGCTCCTGTGTGATCGCATTCatttttttcctctttctttaAGAATCTAAGCATTAATTAATAATCAATATAtgtctctctatatatatatatatttaatattttatatattaaataatcaaaTACCCTATATTCATtggattataataaaattaccaaaaaaaaaaaataaaataaaaaatgaaaagtaaACATTCATAAAAATAAAAGGACTTCTCATTTGTCTCAGCTAAAGCACGTTTCACATACAAAAAGCAACAATTAGAGGCCATGTGAATTattcttttttgtttctttaaCTACTATAGTGCATGTACAATGTTTCTTTTAATATCATAgcattaataataatatcttTGATATACTTTTTTTGTCGTTCGTGTATCGTTAATGAAAGTGCAAGTGCACAATACTTGTTAAGATAGTCACTGATTCGTTTAATATTTGGCCCTCTGTCGGCAGAGTAAAAATCGATTGCATCTAAAGCTCCTTAGAAcaatctttctctctttttctttagtTTAAAAATTAGAATCAGTCGAGGCCAGATTGCGACACAATTATTCTTGACATCAGTCCCTTCTCCgtttttcgttctttttttcttcttcaagAGTGCATACAAGTAACGCCAGTCTAACTAATTTTGTATAACACGAATTATAGATACTGATTATCTTTTctatctttttctctctctctctctctttctcgcaacAGACGTGATCCTCATATGCAGCCTCAAAAGTGTATCACGCTTTTGTGCCGTACATACTTCGAACAATATACATAAACGTAACTCGTATACCCTGTGATAAGCGGTTAGTGTCCGTACCAATCTGGCCTtgtcaaaaaatgtttttacgagGTCCGTTCTACTTTACCGAGAATGACTCCCTTGACAATGTTCACGTCAACATTATTTCCCAAGAATATCTTTTCATCGTCATATACATAATCATGTATattcaaaaatatgtgaaatCGAAGGTAAAGGAGTAGTTTCAATTTGTACTGCAGAAAAATGGTTTAAGAAATCCAGTGCTGGATCTGAGCAAGAAACCGTATAAACTTATGACTCAGAAAATAGCATTGTTGTAAACATTGTCGAAGAAGTCACTGCCAGTCAAGTAGAACGGAACTGTTTTTGCGGTCGATGCTACAGTACTTTCTACTATATTATGTCCATAAATAGCTTGCACGCTATGAGACACCTATCGTCTTTGGGTTTTATAATTAGTCAAAGATCTTCAACGAACTCGCGCAACTAATTTCGGCCCCTTCCGTCCGACcaacaaattattttctcgGCGGTGAAATAATCTCGTCGGATCAACGTTGTTCCTCCAAATTGATTAAAAAGAGAGCAACGTGTCTAAAATTGTTACGTATCAAACATTCAAGAGGAATTTAAGTCTTCGGATGACACGAAAATGTACAAATGTTGTGCATGACTTATGGATCCCATACGTACCGGCTCCGATATTAGAAACATTTAGCTATTCTTCTATGTAAACTATAAAACCCAAAACCAAAGTCTAATTGGCAGTATAGTGTTGGACATTGCGCCCAGCGCAAGGTGCATAGCAGAGCTGCTGCGGCCGGCGAGGGTGAGAGATTCCTCGCTCTCATTGCAAGAaaacaatctttttttttcttttatgcggcTTGGATAAAGATAATGGCAGAGGTTACACGTATGTGGCCATAGTGCCGCTTGGAATGGGTGGCGTTTCCTCTGGTCTACCCTTGGGCCCGTATTGTCCGATGAAAGAACCATCCTCCGTGAAACGTCCTAAACCAAACACAATTTCAATTAACCACCATGCAACTTCGAATTAATATTGGAACTACCGATCCCTAAACGAGACTGATGTATATTCCTTCATAATAataacaagattgaatttattcagatttcataggatTTTTACGGTAACGTGTACTCGAATAAAGAAGTATACTAACAAActtctcaagaaaatatttctataaattcgcgaattgtaaaagaaaaaatcttaGTAGTCTACTAACAACGTGATTCGTCTTCAAAGTGTCGGCTGACCTACCTTACACTAACGTGGCAAATGCTTGTGAGTTTGGTTCcggtttacgatgtcgaccataTTGGCCAATGAATGATCCATCTTCGTTCATGCCTTCTACATAAAGTCAAGCAACAAAGCAAAACAccaaatgaaaaacaaaatataacataaCGTACTAGATAGAAAAAAAaccaataagttgaaaataacacTCCAATCGATACTATAAACATGTATAATACTGTTCAACATACAGGGTGGAGCATTTGAATCAGGTCGGTTATACGCGAGTTATATGTAACAGGAAGCGAGTTATTCGAGTGACCTGTTTCAAATGCTCCACCCTATACGTACATTTCCTCTGAACATAATTGTTCTATATACGAAAGAAAACTAAAGACCCTTTGAATAAAAATATCTCTAACCACACTTCCGGCTGCACGTAGCGTACATATGTGGGAATTGGTGCGCTAGTGGTGCAGTACTAAAAATACCCTTACCTGAATTGCCTCATTACTTCGTTAATATAAATTGACCTTTATTCGATTATAAACTGACCTGTGTCACCCTCTCCGTACTCCGCCATGGAATCTGTGTCAGATTCTGGATGTTTTCCATCTTGGTGAGAGGACGACGCCAAAGACGTCCGCCCGCCCGCCGATTTTGTATCCAAAGGCTGCGAGTATTCGTGGAAACCACCCTCTTCAGGGTAATCGCCTCGACCAGCAGCTAATTCTCTTTCGTGCACCGCGTACTTGCCGCCCCTGTTGCGCTTGATCACGCAGACGATAATAAGTACCAATAGAAGGAACGCGATCGCCAGCATCATTCCGATGAACCAGCCGGCGGTCGCGACATTTTCCTTCGGTTGAATGATGGGACCTTCACTGCTGGTCTCGACCTCCTGCTGCTCGCTCTCGGTCATGTAGTCTCCGTCCACGGCGACGATGGACATTACATACACCTCGCCGCTTTGGAGGCCACGGATTTCGATCGTGTTCAATAAATACTCCGGATCCGTCTCGAGGAATATCGTCTCGCCCTTCAGCTTGTACTTGGCGAAGAAATGGCTGCCCGGATTTCCGTTCAGATTCAGCTGCCAGATCAACCTCACGTTCGAGTAGCCGTTCTCTTTTGGAATTGCCTCCCACGTAAAGCGAGGTGTATCCGGAGGCAGCGACTTCCGTGTCATTTGCTCGATGAAGTAGCTGATGAAGCGAAGAATGATCAATTAGTCTAAACAATAGGTCAATGTGTCAACAGTGCACTACGATAAAAGATTTCCTTGCCGGGAGACTCCCGGACTTCGATGGGAATCAGTTAAATTAAGAAACATACTCGTTTCCTTCGCCCATCTTCGTCGTCGCCCGAACATGTATACGGTATTTCGTATCAGGCGCCAGATCCCCTAACTTTGCACTGGTAGCTTCCGGATCCATTACGTGCGGCTTCCTTTCCAACAATGGTCCCAATCGAGTACCAGTTACGGACTCGTAGTAAACTCTGTAGCCAGTTAGGATACCATTCGGCTCCACAGGCTTAGACCATACCAGGAATAGAGCGCTGGACCCCATGGGATACGCTTCTAGGCTGAGAATCGTCCCTGGTACTCCTTCCGGTGTGTCGAAACTCAACGTCTCGGATTGCGGGCCCGCGTACCTGAAACAACATATAATAGTTGAAAGgtcaaatgtttaaagcattaatggggaaaaaataaatattagaaagaaagaaattcgagAGTGCAGACATAAACGACCCAAGTTGACCACAGAGGGTTAAAAATGattgtttcaattttcattacCGTCCGTTGTACGCCAGTATCCGGACGTAGTTCTTGCTGAACGGGACGAATTTGTTCACGAGAGCGTGGGTCCTGTTGCCACCTCTTATGTCAATCTCCCGCAACCCCTTCTCGCCATCTTTCTCTGTCCATGTTTGAATCTTGTATCCCTGTAGCTCACCTCGCACGGACTCTTCGGGAACTGGATTCCACGAGAACTGTGCACTAGTGCTCGAGTTCACATGAATCAGCGTGAAGTTACTAGGCGCTTGCTGTGGTACTGTAACGTTACGATCAGTTTTAGTGAGATTGTCATCAGGATGCACGGTAGCATCACTGTACTCCGTTCAACGCATCCAGCCATAGGACAAGTAGAAATCTAATCTTTTAAGATTAGTCAATAGACAACAAGCTAACAAAAGAATGTTTGTGGTTTGTTTGACCGCAATAACTATCGTTGAACAGAGTGCAAGCGCATGTGAACGAACCATCTTCTCCAGAAAATCCTGTTTTCTCAATGGGCGCGGTTCTGCACTCTCCCCTCTCGTTGATGGCCACAACTTTGATCTTGTATCTCTGGTAAGTGGGTTGATTGTCTACTACCAAATTGTTTTTCTTCCAATCGTGTATATCCTCTATGGTCCACTTCTCGCCAGGTATGTCTCGCTTGtagtacaccctgtacatgaacTTGGGAGCGTTGTGCTGTATCTGCGGCATCACCGTCCAAGTTATCACTAGGTTTTGTGGAGTAGTTCCCTTGCCCGCGACATTGTCGGGGTTCTTGTAAGGGACATCCGGCAGCGTGGTGCACACGTCGCTGTGTGGTGACGGCAGTGATGGTCCTGCAGAAACCATTAACATGAATCGAGGACATTTCTGGAAAAAGAGCCTATAAGTCTACATGCCCTTTttagttatacagggtgaaccacggaacgtgatcagtagactgtagattttatgcttttatgacaaaattgaatCGATCATTTAcgattactatttttatttaatttctatcTCTTACAATCTCAATTTCTCACCTATTTTGTTCCAAGCCAGCACACGGTACGTGTAGTTAGCCCAGGGCGTCATAGGAACGACGTACGTTTGTTCAGTGGCAGGTACATTGTCCTTGGACACTTCCCAGGTGTCTGGCGTGAAGGTTGTATTGTGCTGGATGGTGTATCTTAAAATTGGCGCCCTGTTGTCACCCATGGGGGTCCAATGGACGGAAGCCTCGCTCGCCGAGCAGCCTACGTCGAGTAATTTGGGCGCGTTTGGTACATCCTGAACAATCAGCGTCGCTTGCGCCTTGGTCTCGTCCAGTTCGGTGTGAGCGACGCACGTATAAGTACCAGAATCCAGCTCCGTTGTCTTCGTGATCATCAACGAGTAATCGGTACTGCGAATGAATCGCGGCTCCATCTCGAAGTCTATGGGCTCGCCGTTGCTCAACCAGTCGATTGTCAAAGCGAGGCTCGGATCAGTAACCGCGTTGCATCTAAATAGGAAATAGTAATTATAGGGCCCTATCTTCATAACATTCGATAATGGAGAAcacttaaaattaaataatgatTCATCGATCCAACAATTACCTGAAGGTAGCAGTAGACCCTGCAGCAACCTCATAGTCCTCCGGTTCATCGGTAATCCTGGTATGCTCCTTGACCATCAATGTACCGGTAGCCCTAACCTGACCAAACTTATTGGAAGCATGACATGTATAAGTGCCTGCGTCCAAGAAAATTACATTCTCGATCTCCAAGTCCCCAGACTCCAGAGTCCTGTACCGACCACCGGTCAGCTCTTGGTCGTTGCGGATCCATTTAACAGCAGGTTTAGGTGCTCCGAACACTCGACAAGTAATCCTCACTGTCTTACCATCAACGGTAGCAATATCCGCGGGCGCTTGCAATATTTCAGGCTCCAGAGCCAACACATTCACATAAACATCTTTGTACACGTAGCCCAATGAATTGGTCGCGTTACAACCGTAGTTTCCTGTGTCCTTCTTCGTCAGTTTCTCGATAACGATGGAGTTCACCGAGACTTTCCTGCGGGGATTCGGTGGCGCACTCGAAATAGGCTTCCCATTGTGTATCCATTTGATTTCCGGGACAGGTACACCTTCGGCGGCGCATTTGAACTCGACCGTCTCGTCCTCCGCTGCATTGATTATTTCCGGTTCAACGGTGAAGAACGGCACGGACATCACTTGCAAGTTTATGGAGTAGGATTTAGCGACTCCCACTCCATTAGACGCTTCGCATGTGTACGTTCCCTCGTCTTCGAAATTGACATGCTTTATTATCAACGATTTCCCATAATTACCGTGTGTTACCCTGTCGTTGGTCCTGAGAACCTCGCCATTCTTACTCCATACGATCTGTGGCAGTGGTGTTCCGCCGTATATGCAATATAATTCGATCTTCTTACCGCGTAAGGCAACTTCGTTTTTCCTGCTAACGTACTGTTTCACAGGCTCGTGTTTGTTCTGGTTGGCAGATACACCCGAGGAGATAACGTGTAATAGAAATCTGCTTCCTAATTTATATTCGTTCATGAACAGAGAAGTGGCAGAGCAGGCGTAGTAAAAGTCGTCGGAGGCGTCATTTCGGGAAACGTTGCTGAACCAAAGGTTACCCTCTGGGTCCAAGGTCATTCGAGAGTTGTTGATGGACTTGATGCTTCCAGCGGTGTCCTGGATCATCCAGTAGACGTTCGGTTTTGGCCAACCGTCCGGTGGCTGACATGTTAACTTGAACGGTTGTCCCTCGTTGGCGTCCACGCTTATTGGATTTTGATCTTTGAAGGAGTTCAGTTCAGCTTTCCTGACGAAAACCGAGTTGGACGTGGCTATACCCCATTCGTTCTCCGCGAAACACTGATACTGGCCGAGATCTTCGTCACGgggcctcgagatcaccaatgTTCCTCGGCCTGGTTGCTGAGAAATGCGATCATCGTACGCTGGCCACTCGAAATCCTTTCCATTTTTGATCCATCGGTATCTAATTCATAGTGAAACGTAGAATTAGAATGTTGGAATTGAGGGGCTCCGTGAAAGGGGTAGCTATGCCAGAATGGTACTTTTGTGGGTTTATGTATGCAccattttcctggtcactatcaccagagcgaatatacagggtgatcacAGTAAATTGGATCTGCGTATTTCTcgtaaataatatttcaaaagaATGAAAGAATGAACAACACGATAATCTATGTCAATTTTTTATAGTTACattatttttcagttttttaaatggaaaatatttagaTAGTTATTCAGTACAATGATTGCTAAAAACAAACGAATCtggtgaaattaaattttatcttTTATAATTATCAATCAAAGAGAAACTAAAATAAATCGTATTACGTTTAGATTGTTTATTTACTTTTGGTATCACAATGACCACTCCCATGCTTGGAGAGTTTACACCACGAGTAAGGTATCTTTATCAGTACTTGTAACTTTATACCCCCCTAAAGCTATGAGGTCATCTTGGTAATTAAGACCAGTTACTCTGGCTTCTTTACGGAACAGAGATATTGCACTTGAGTGTGAGTGCAATGAAACTACATGAATGGAATCTTCTTGGAAATTATGAAGTTATTGTTGCACTATCTTATAATTGCTACTTCCTACTGAATCATTGCATTCTTTTGGTAAACATATGCATATTACCAGTGCAACTTgatcaattttattattattagtagacTCATAGACTATAGACTGATAAAGTGTTATGAAAAAAGCACTTTTAAGTAACATGTACTTCACCTTGGAGCAGGTTCTCCCTCCGCTTCGCACTCTATTAAAAATGGTTTGTCGTTCTCGTTAACCTTCGCTTGAGCCACTTGAAACAGCTGCTCATCTGTCGGGGGTTGTTTGGATATCCGTGGTGGAGATTGAACTAATGGAAGGCAGAAATGACAAACATGTATAATTGTTACACCATTGAAGTACGCTCTGCTTTTGCTATGCAACAATAAGTAGAACTCCTCGATTAAATAAACACTAAGcaattatatgaaacgaatagaaaattaatgaaaaacaaattaaaatacTTTGATAACTATTTAAACGATTGGAACACAATGCATGGAAAGGAATGCAATGATAAGTGAAGTCCAATCAAATGATAATAATGGAAATAAGCTTTTAACGTAACATAGTGttgtaatgtaacaacaaaAATTGATGTAGCATAAACAGTGCTACTAAAGCAAGTAAAAGCAACAGAACTATATCTCTGAAATTCCTGAAACATGTAGCAATAATTCTCTATTCGATATGCCTATAAAGCATTTTGTATGTACATTAACAATGCGGTTCGTTATGAAAGACTAGATTTGTGGTAAGCAAATCTCTCTCGAGTAAACTCTACAATTTCTTCACCTCCTATAATGTCCAGGATACGAACTATAATTAAAAATCAGAGACAGTTATGACAATTGATTGACGTTGGCAAGTGTTACATCAAAATTTATCATTGCGACACGAAACAAATTGACAGAATTATACTCACTTATTGCCGATGCCTGCAGTACCAGCGTTGAGATGATGCACACGATTAGCTTCATGATCGACCAGTATTTTCTTTATctataaaatacaaaaaaaaatatcccCAATTGAAATCTTTAAACAATGATCCATCCAACGTTGGACAATATAAAATATCGATTAACAACCGACGATTACAATTGAAAAATTTGATTGTCAATTTgattaacaattatattttctatGTAATCGCTATTAACCGAAATATTTAGATCAATATTTAGAATCAACTGAATCGACTATAAATATTATCGATCCATTGATACAACTGTGACTTTCAATGATATAATTCTCTAATCAGGAGcataaatcaaattaaaaattttgatttattcGAATCGAGCGCGGAACGCACAGCCGAGGTCGTATATCGACGCGAGCAACATTTCCAAATTCGTTTCACCAGTTCGAAAATACTACGAGACACAGAAACCGGAAGTTCATCCATTCAATCTTGCACCATTCAAACCGAATTTATCGAATGAAATCATCGGCACAGCTCCACTGTCTTCTACTATGCTCCGTTCATAACagttgatttttcttttttcaattcgAACGACACCGAGCGGACCGTTTTGAACCAATTCGCGCCCATCATTACGAACCGCAGTGGTACATGCGATTCTAGCTCGACAACATTTTGATTTCAACTTATTTACCACTGTTTCTACTTGTTTTTATATGTaaataaacaaaacaaaaaaaaatcattcatttattcattccgaatattttcacaatattttttaatagtaaGGCTTGGATactgtggaaaataaaaagtgAACACACGATttaatgtataaaaaaaaaggtaaagGATTGAtacctttaacactaggtttacgggacccgtcaaaatggcgggttttaatatttttaatttacgattattgagatcgtgaagatccatctacgtggaattactcaacaaacttatttccttaggtatatattatttaaaaactggctgaaaacttggatagacacattctttttatttttataaagtaatgtaaaatactcacttttaatgttccgtaaacctagtgttaaaaagcaTGTTATTATCTATATTTTGCGAAAGTAAGAAAAGGATCGATCACCAGTACCGAAATAATACCGCAATGAAGATAGCTCCGAAATGTCAGAACGATTAGATAAACAGAGCTCGAAGAATCTTGTACACCGtattcaaaaatattatttaaccctcggacggtgGATAATTTTTACAACTACACAATTGATGACGCTCCAGACCGTGCACAGCTttattcatcaattttttaaacatacttTTGATGCTACTCCTTGCAGAGACCCATTAGTCTTTACGTTGATCCGCATGTAATACGTAAGTGTTCAATTTAAAATTGACAAACATCGAGTAATTCACGATTTTGATATTTCGGGTCAACATCGACCCGAGAACCGCCGCTGGagagttaacactaggtttacggagcactaaaaatgactattttacattactttactatcaaagtttgtagccattttttaaataatatatacccaaagaaatcaattcgttaaataatagctcatggatgcatttttacaatctc
This genomic interval from Halictus rubicundus isolate RS-2024b chromosome 15, iyHalRubi1_principal, whole genome shotgun sequence contains the following:
- the Nrg gene encoding neuroglian isoform X3 — protein: MKLIVCIISTLVLQASAIIQSPPRISKQPPTDEQLFQVAQAKVNENDKPFLIECEAEGEPAPRYRWIKNGKDFEWPAYDDRISQQPGRGTLVISRPRDEDLGQYQCFAENEWGIATSNSVFVRKAELNSFKDQNPISVDANEGQPFKLTCQPPDGWPKPNVYWMIQDTAGSIKSINNSRMTLDPEGNLWFSNVSRNDASDDFYYACSATSLFMNEYKLGSRFLLHVISSGVSANQNKHEPVKQYVSRKNEVALRGKKIELYCIYGGTPLPQIVWSKNGEVLRTNDRVTHGNYGKSLIIKHVNFEDEGTYTCEASNGVGVAKSYSINLQVMSVPFFTVEPEIINAAEDETVEFKCAAEGVPVPEIKWIHNGKPISSAPPNPRRKVSVNSIVIEKLTKKDTGNYGCNATNSLGYVYKDVYVNVLALEPEILQAPADIATVDGKTVRITCRVFGAPKPAVKWIRNDQELTGGRYRTLESGDLEIENVIFLDAGTYTCHASNKFGQVRATGTLMVKEHTRITDEPEDYEVAAGSTATFRCNAVTDPSLALTIDWLSNGEPIDFEMEPRFIRSTDYSLMITKTTELDSGTYTCVAHTELDETKAQATLIVQDVPNAPKLLDVGCSASEASVHWTPMGDNRAPILRYTIQHNTTFTPDTWEVSKDNVPATEQTYVVPMTPWANYTYRVLAWNKIGPSLPSPHSDVCTTLPDVPYKNPDNVAGKGTTPQNLVITWTVMPQIQHNAPKFMYRVYYKRDIPGEKWTIEDIHDWKKNNLVVDNQPTYQRYKIKVVAINERGECRTAPIEKTGFSGEDVPQQAPSNFTLIHVNSSTSAQFSWNPVPEESVRGELQGYKIQTWTEKDGEKGLREIDIRGGNRTHALVNKFVPFSKNYVRILAYNGRYAGPQSETLSFDTPEGVPGTILSLEAYPMGSSALFLVWSKPVEPNGILTGYRVYYESVTGTRLGPLLERKPHVMDPEATSAKLGDLAPDTKYRIHVRATTKMGEGNDYFIEQMTRKSLPPDTPRFTWEAIPKENGYSNVRLIWQLNLNGNPGSHFFAKYKLKGETIFLETDPEYLLNTIEIRGLQSGEVYVMSIVAVDGDYMTESEQQEVETSSEGPIIQPKENVATAGWFIGMMLAIAFLLLVLIIVCVIKRNRGGKYAVHERELAAGRGDYPEEGGFHEYSQPLDTKSAGGRTSLASSSHQDGKHPESDTDSMAEYGEGDTGMNEDGSFIGQYGRHRKPEPNSQAFATLV
- the Nrg gene encoding neuroglian isoform X1 is translated as MKLIVCIISTLVLQASAIIQSPPRISKQPPTDEQLFQVAQAKVNENDKPFLIECEAEGEPAPRYRWIKNGKDFEWPAYDDRISQQPGRGTLVISRPRDEDLGQYQCFAENEWGIATSNSVFVRKAELNSFKDQNPISVDANEGQPFKLTCQPPDGWPKPNVYWMIQDTAGSIKSINNSRMTLDPEGNLWFSNVSRNDASDDFYYACSATSLFMNEYKLGSRFLLHVISSGVSANQNKHEPVKQYVSRKNEVALRGKKIELYCIYGGTPLPQIVWSKNGEVLRTNDRVTHGNYGKSLIIKHVNFEDEGTYTCEASNGVGVAKSYSINLQVMSVPFFTVEPEIINAAEDETVEFKCAAEGVPVPEIKWIHNGKPISSAPPNPRRKVSVNSIVIEKLTKKDTGNYGCNATNSLGYVYKDVYVNVLALEPEILQAPADIATVDGKTVRITCRVFGAPKPAVKWIRNDQELTGGRYRTLESGDLEIENVIFLDAGTYTCHASNKFGQVRATGTLMVKEHTRITDEPEDYEVAAGSTATFRCNAVTDPSLALTIDWLSNGEPIDFEMEPRFIRSTDYSLMITKTTELDSGTYTCVAHTELDETKAQATLIVQDVPNAPKLLDVGCSASEASVHWTPMGDNRAPILRYTIQHNTTFTPDTWEVSKDNVPATEQTYVVPMTPWANYTYRVLAWNKIGPSLPSPHSDVCTTLPDVPYKNPDNVAGKGTTPQNLVITWTVMPQIQHNAPKFMYRVYYKRDIPGEKWTIEDIHDWKKNNLVVDNQPTYQRYKIKVVAINERGECRTAPIEKTGFSGEDVPQQAPSNFTLIHVNSSTSAQFSWNPVPEESVRGELQGYKIQTWTEKDGEKGLREIDIRGGNRTHALVNKFVPFSKNYVRILAYNGRYAGPQSETLSFDTPEGVPGTILSLEAYPMGSSALFLVWSKPVEPNGILTGYRVYYESVTGTRLGPLLERKPHVMDPEATSAKLGDLAPDTKYRIHVRATTKMGEGNDYFIEQMTRKSLPPDTPRFTWEAIPKENGYSNVRLIWQLNLNGNPGSHFFAKYKLKGETIFLETDPEYLLNTIEIRGLQSGEVYVMSIVAVDGDYMTESEQQEVETSSEGPIIQPKENVATAGWFIGMMLAIAFLLLVLIIVCVIKRNRGGKYAVHERELAAGRGDYPEEGGFHEYSQPLDTKSAGGRTSLASSSHQDGKHPESDTDSMAEYGEGDTGRFTEDGSFIGQYGPKGRPEETPPIPSGTMATYV